A window from Pangasianodon hypophthalmus isolate fPanHyp1 chromosome 16, fPanHyp1.pri, whole genome shotgun sequence encodes these proteins:
- the lamb2l gene encoding laminin subunit beta-2 has protein sequence MASCLVLLILALHTLAQELPSGRHGCTDGSCYPATGNLLIGRAVNLTATSTCGLETPEQYCIVSHLQQSDKCFTCDSRRPYDFHHHKSSHRVENVIYLRDSRGDLTWWQSVNGEESVSIRLNLETEFHFTHLIMKFKTFRPAGMLIERSVDFGRSWRPYRYFAYNCTRTFPGVRTRPLRFIDDVICEERYSDIEPSTEGEVIFKVLDPAISVSNPYSPNIQDLLRITNLRINFTKLHTLGDNLLDRRPDVLQKYYYSVYELVVRGSCFCYGHASECTPVPGVHTQDNGMIHGRCVCKHNTVGLNCERCRDFYHDLPWRPAEANNPHACRECNCNGHSNKCHFDMAVYLATGNVSGGVCDDCLHNTMGRNCETCKPFFYQDPARDIRDPYVCVRCDCDPVGSLDGGKCDSHTDIYLGMIGGQCRCKPNVQGQRCDYCKEGHYGLSQNDPLGCQSCNCDPRGTNMMGPLCNYISGECSCKRYVTGRYCNQCISEYWGLSNDHAGCRPCDCDFGGSYSKRCRMEDGQCDCRPHLIGHQCSDVEPGYFCAALDYYTYEAERAVGHSPDSADLPGKPRPLVINDCTQHFNNQLRRHRRHQHITPQQRAALRRIRQLQQTPDVTIAGRERYTDQMVTWTGPGFARVKDGAGLVFTIEDISYAMEYDIMIRYEPESTEDWEAIVSVTSVSLSTSTRCGNLLPTEQLYTVTLLHSKRHVLMPQPFCFEPSNRYVVAIRFQRHAVSQRHLNAHILADSLVLIPRYEELPGFTGNDPLAVQRREDMVRYMCLDSFMTTPMPNLAEICIKLICSISSVMHTGAISCHCDAQGSLSVECKKIGGQCQCKPNVIGRHCNQCAPRTYGFGPYGCTACECHRDGSDAQQCDPVTGRCPCRPGAFGRQCSECQPGHWGFPDCRPCQCNGHSETCDPHTGTCLHCRDNTAGHLCERCTNGYYGDPVLGSGEHCHPCPCPGNPGSGHSNADSCHMQHSSNRIMCHCKPGYTGHRCDRCAPGYYGHPEQKDGECRPCECNGNIVAEDPDSCDPHTGQCLKCLYNTDGPSCSECKPGYFGNALARDCRRCTCMRMGTDQEYCSDEVCYCDKQTGACPCRPNIVGNNCDQCAANHWNLGMDDGCEACECHPQNSFSSHCNLISGQCHCRPGFGGKQCTECELFSWGDPAVRCNECDCHRQGSVTEQCDRITGACECKEWAVGQHCNECARGFTGGFPKCVPCHPCFQLWDDIVCQLKHDMDRIRFIITKILEMGEVPGVGDTRIHELEQKLAEIRKLLQDGEGDRIYQQIIQAIDDLRAEVAVTDGRLMGVERELNVTTEHNNILKHNLTSLEREFWDLNITLFQWRRELENSISSGIIDLLNKVRKYYQESLDAEQKCNASVFGTQSPVEQSRHTRNITKALLDQRKGQFMRNLTAQKKSLSELKKKEEDMDKKVHHLSQKVCGSSGNASADGSCPDSPCGGVGCKDSNDSLVCGGPHCNGTVGESIRALEKASDVSKNLTAVSEDLMNMAKKLQDIATLTENVKAQAMNTLDKARKKKELFETSNNKLKDFIQKIRDFLTEEGADPESIEKVARQVLAITLPVNRTVVDSIILQLKDRIANLTDMDGVFNYSTEQLAKAKELLDRATNEQEKAEKITDVIKKTKEAMNTTQEAIEKARTVIEEALKNLNSTQNVTAMVEDKLSNLEASLMDMMMRLANLSQEVDFLKNKTEQNRQQAKEAKELSDNATQAASELKKDLSHVETRYKELKDKIDSLGGAAVGNFTQKALDMKNEAEDLLRKANKDMETLKKLERKLQKNEQRMQQQRDELAELESNVTDIRNSIREKVNFYNTCQ, from the exons ctctcCATACTTTGGCACAGGAGCTGCCATCAGGCAGACATGGCTGCACAGATGGAAGCTGTTATCCAGCTACAGGGAACCTCCTCATCGGGCGAGCTGTTAACCTGACTGCCACCTCCACCTGCGGCTTGGAAACACCTGAGCAATACTGCATTGTTAGCCACCTGCAG CAGTCAGATAAGTGCTTCACATGTGATTCTCGAAGACCCTATGACTTCCACCATCACAAAAGCAGCCATCGCGTGGAGAACGTCATCTACCTGAGAGATAGCAGAGGAGACCTTACATGGTGGCAATCTGTTAACG GAGAGGAGAGTGTTAGCATCAGACTTAATCTGGAGACAGAGTTCCACTTCACTCACCTCATCATGAAGTTTAAG ACATTCAGGCCTGCAGGCATGTTGATCGAGCGCTCTGTGGATTTCGGGCGATCATGGAGGCCGTACCGCTATTTTGCCTACAACTGCACCAGGACGTTTCCTGGAGTGCGTACCCGGCCTCTGCGGTTCATTGATGATGTGATCTGCGAGGAGCGCTATTCTGACATCGAGCCATCCACAGAAGGAGAG GTCATTTTCAAAGTGCTTGATCCTGCAATCTCTGTCAGTAATCCTTACAGTCCTAATATTCAAG ACCTGCTACGAATCACTAACCTGAGGATTAACTTCACCAAACTCCACACTCTGGGTGATAACCTGCTGGATCGTCGCCCTGATGTGCTGCAGAAGTATTATTATTCGGTGTATGAGCTGGTTGTGCGCGGCAGCTGCTTCTGCTATGGCCATGCCTCTGAGTGCACCCCAGTTCCAGGAGTTCACACCCAGGACAATGGCATG ATTCACGGGCGTTGTGTGTGTAAGCATAACACAGTGGGCCTGAACTGTGAGCGCTGCAGAGATTTCTATCATGATCTGCCCTGGAGACCAGCCGAGGCAAATAACCCACACGCTTGCAgag AGTGCAACTGCAATGGCCACTCCAACAAATGTCATTTTGATATGGCGGTGTATCTGGCCACGGGGAACGTCAGTGGAGGTGTATGTGATGACTGCCTTCACAACACCATGGGCCGCAACTGTGAAACCTGTAAACCCTTCTTCTACCAGGACCCAGCCAGAGATATCCGAGACCCCTACGTCTGTGTTC GATGTGACTGTGATCCAGTGGGTTCTCTGGATGGAGGGAAGTGTGACAGTCATACTGATATTTATCTCGGAATGATTGGTGGTCAGTGTCGCTGTAAGCCCAATGTCCAGGGTCAGCGCTGTGACTACTGCAAAGAGGGGCACTATGGCCTCAGCCAAAATGACCCTCTTGGGTGCCAAT CATGTAACTGTGATCCACGTGGCACCAACATGATGGGACCGCTGTGTAATTATATCAGTGGGGAATGTTCTTGCAAGAGATATGTGACAGGTCGCTACTGTAACCAGTGCATA TCAGAGTACTGGGGACTCAGTAATGACCATGCAGGCTGCAGACCCTGCGACTGTGACTTTGGTGGATCGTACAGCAAAAG GTGCAGGATGGAAGACGGTCAGTGTGACTGTCGGCCTCACCTCATTGGTCATCAGTGCTCAGATGTGGAGCCTGGGTATTTCTGTGCCGCTCTCGATTACTACACATATGAAGCTGAAAGAGCAGTGGGCCACTCTCCTGATAGTGCTGATCTACCG GGGAAGCCTCGCCCTCTAGTTATAAATGACTGCACACAGCATTTCAATAACCAGCTGAGGAGACACAGGCGCCATCAGCACATCACCCCGCAGCAGAGGGCGGCTCTGAGACGCATCCGGCAGCTTCAGCAGACT CCTGATGTGACCATTGCAGGCAGAGAGAGGTATACAGATCAGATGGTCACCTGGACCGGGCCAGGCTTTGCTCGGGTTAAAGATGGCGCTGGCCTCGTGTTTACCATCGAAGATATCTCGTATGCCATGGAGTATGACATCATGATTCGCTATGAGCCAGAG TCTACAGAGGACTGGGAGGCCATTGTGAGTGTCAcatctgtgtcactgtccacCAGTACTCGCTGTGGGAACCTGCTTCCCACTGAGCAGCTCTACACTGTCACGCTGCTACACAGCAAGAG GCACGTCCTCATGCCCCAGCCTTTCTGCTTCGAGCCCAGCAACCGCTATGTGGTGGCCATCCGCTTTCAGCGCCATGCAGTCTCTCAAAGACACCTCAATGCTCACATCCTCGCCGACTCG CTTGTATTAATCCCCCGGTATGAGGAGCTGCCAGGGTTCACAGGTAACGATCCCCTGGCTGTGCAGCGGCGAGAAGACATGGTGCGCTACATGTGTCTGGACTCCTTTATGACTACGCCAATGCCAAATCTGGCTGAGATTTGTATCAAATTGATCTGCAGCATCTCTTCTGTCATGCATACGGGAGCAATAT CTTGTCACTGTGATGCTCAGGGTTCATTGAGTGTCGAGTGTAAAAAGATCGGAGGTCAGTGTCAGTGTAAACCCAACGTCATTGGCCGTCATTGTAACCAGTGTGCACCGAGAACATATGGATTTGGACCCTATGGTTGCACTG CCTGTGAGTGCCACCGCGATGGCTCTGATGCTCAGCAGTGTGACCCAGTTACAGGGAGGTGCCCATGCAGACCCGGGGCCTTTGGGCGGCAGTGCTCTGAATGCCAGCCTGGTCACTGGGGCTTCCCTGACTGCAGGCCGTGCCAGTGTAATGGACACTCAGAGACCTGTGACCCGCACACTGGCACATGCCTTCACTGCAGGGACAACACAGCAGGCCATCTATGTGAGAG GTGCACGAATGGGTATTATGGTGACCCAGTGCTGGGTTCAGGAGAACACTGCCACCCCTGTCCTTGCCCAGGAAACCCAGGCAGTGGACATTCAAATGCAGATTCCTGTCACATGCAACATTCCTCCAACCGGATCATGTGCCACTGCAAGCCAGGATACACAG GACATCGCTGTGACCGCTGTGCTCCGGGTTACTATGGTCACCCAGAGCAAAAAGATGGAGAGTGTCGGCCATGTGAGTGTAATGGGAACATTGTGGCTGAAGATCCTGACTCATGTGACCCCCACACAGGCCAGTGCTTGAAGTGCCTGTACAACACAGACGGACCCTCATGCTCCGAGTGCAAGCCTGGCTACTTTGGCAATGCCCTGGCCAGGGACTGTAGGC GCTGTACATGTATGAGAATGGGAACAGACCAGGAGTACTGCAGTGATGAGGTGTGTTACTGTGACAAGCAAACTGGTGCATGTCCCTGCAGGCCCAACATTGTTGGCAATAACTGTGACCAGTGTGCTGCCAACCACTGGAACCTGGGCATGGATGATGGCTGTGAGGCCTGTGAATGCCATCCACAGAACAGCTTTAGCTCACACTGCAACTTG ATCAGCGGACAGTGTCACTGCCGGCCCGGTTTTGGAGGCAAGCAGTGCACCGAATGTGAGCTGTTCAGCTGGGGTGATCCAGCAGTGCGCTGTAACG AGTGTGATTGTCACAGACAGGGATCAGTGACAGAGCAGTGTGACCGTATCACAGGGGCATGTGAGTGTAAAGAGTGGGCAGTAGGCCAACACTGTAACGAGTGCGCCCGTGGTTTTACTGGAGGTTTCCCCAAATGTGTGCCGTGCCACCCCTGCTTCCAGCTGTGGGACGACATTGTGTGCCAACTCAAACATGACATGGATAGAATCCGCTTCATCATAACCAAGATCCTGGAGATGGGCGAGGTGCCCGGTGTTGGCGACACCCGCATCCATGAGCTGGAGCAGAAGTTGGCTGAGATCCGGAAGCTGCTCCAGGATGGAGAAGGAGACAGGATATATCAGCAGATCATCCAGGCCATTGACGACTTGAG GGCCGAGGTAGCTGTCACTGACGGCCGTTTGATGGGTGTAGAGAGAGAACTGAACGTGACAACAGAGCATAACAACATCCTAAAACACAATTTGACATCGCTTGAGCGAGAGTTCTGGGATCTGAACATCACCCTTTTTCAGTGGCGCAGAGAGCTGGAAAACTCCATCAGTAGTGGAATTATAG ATCTGCTAAATAAAGTGCGGAAGTACTACCAAGAGTCTTTGGACGCTGAGCAGAAGTGCAACGCTTCTGTTTTTGGGACTCAGAGTCCTGTGGAACAGTCTCGACACACACGCAACATCACCAAGGCGCTGCTGGACCAGAGAAAGGGCCAGTTTATGCGTAATCTCACAGCTCAGAAAAAGTCCCTGTCTGAgctcaaaaagaaagaagaagacatGGATAAAAAGGTCCATCACCTGAGCCAAAAG GTGTGTGGCAGCAGTGGCAATGCGAGCGCTGATGGTTCATGTCCAGACAGCCCTTGTGGAGGTGTTGGTTGTAAGGACAGTAATGATTCACTGGTGTGTGGAGGGCCACACTGCAACGGCACAGTTGGCGAGTCAATCAGGGCGCTGGAGAAAGCCAGTGATGTCAGCAAGAACCTGACAGCTGTCAGTGAGGACCTTATGAACATGGCCAAAAAG CTCCAAGACATTGCCACACTCACTGAGAATGTGAAGGCCCAGGCGATGAACACTCTGGATAAAGCCCGGAAGAAGAAAGAGCTCTTTGAAACATCCAATAACAAACTGAAAGATTTCATCCAAAAGATCCGAGACTTTTTAACTG AGGAAGGAGCAGATCCAGAGAGCATAGAGAAAGTGGCACGGCAGGTTTTGGCCATCACGCTGCCAGTCAATCGGACTGTAGTGGACAGCATAATTCTGCAGTTAAAAGACAGAATTGCCAACCTCACTGACATGGATGGAGTCTTCAACTACTCCACTGAGCAGCTGGCCAAAGCCAAGGAGCTGCTTGATAGAGCCACCAATGAACA gGAAAAAGCAGAGAAAATTACTGATGTTATTAAAAAGACTAAAGAGGCCATGAACACCACTCAGGAGGCCATAGAGAAGGCGAGGACAGTAATAGAGGAAGCCTTGAAAAACCTCAACAGCACACAGAACGTTACTGCAATG GTGGAAGACAAGCTCTCAAATTTAGAAGCCAGCCTTATGGATATGATGATGCGTTTAGCTAATTTATCCCAAGAAGTggattttttgaaaaataagaCAGAACAAAATAGACAGCAAGCCAAGGAAGCCAAGGAGCTATCAGACAATGCCACTCAGGCTGCCTCTGAACTTAAAAAG GATTTGTCACATGTTGAGACTCGCTATAAGGAACTAAAAGATAAGATTGATTCTTTGGGAGGAGCGGCAGTAGGCAATTTTACCCAGAAAGCACTGGACATGAAGAACGAGGCCGAGGATCTTCTCAGGAAGGCCAATAAGGACATGGAAACACTTAAAA AGCTGGAGCGAAAACTGCAGAAGAATGAGCAGAGAATGCAACAGCAGCGGGATGAGCTGGCGGAGCTGGAAAGCAATGTTACAGACATCCGAAATTCCATCAGAGAAAAAGTCAATTTCTATAACACCTGTCAGTAA